A single window of Castor canadensis chromosome 3, mCasCan1.hap1v2, whole genome shotgun sequence DNA harbors:
- the LOC109681036 gene encoding LOW QUALITY PROTEIN: olfactory receptor 4Q3 (The sequence of the model RefSeq protein was modified relative to this genomic sequence to represent the inferred CDS: inserted 1 base in 1 codon): protein MKKENDSKVTEFVLLGLSSSWELQLFLFLVFLLFFVATVLGNLLIVITVRADAHLLQSPMYYFLSHLSFIDLCLSCVAVPKMLGDFPQQDKTISFSGCLAQIYFLHFLGASEMFLLTVMAYDRYVAICNPLHYLSVMNHKLCLQLVFACWCGGFIHSITQVILVIQLPFCGPNELDNFYCDAPQVIKLACMDTYMVEVLMVSNSGLLSLICFLVLLFSYAVILITLRTSFHQGQGKAFSTFASHLTVVSLIFVPCVFIYLRPFCSLSVDKVFAVFYTVITPTLNPLIYTLRNADMKTAMKKQRXKAFGIIFPC from the exons atgaaaaaggaaaatgactctAAGGTGACAGAATTTGTACTTCTGGGTCTATCATCCTCCTGGGAGCTACAGCTTTTTCTCTTCttagtatttttgttgttttttgttgctaCTGTCCTTGGAAACCTCTTGATAGTGATTACAGTGCGAGCTGATGCTCACCTGCTCCAGTCTCCTATGTACTACTTCTTGAGCCATCTCTCCTTCATTGACTTATGCCTCAGCTGTGTTGCTGTGCCCAAGATGTTAGGGGATTTCCCACAGCAGGACAAGACCATCTCTTTTTCAGGATGCTTGGCCCAGATTTACTTCCTCCACTTTCTGGGAGCCAGTGAGATGTTTCTGCTGACAGTCATGGCCTACGATAGATACGTGGCCATATGTAATCCTCTGCACTACCTGTCAGTCATGAACCACAAGCTATGCCTTCAACTGGTGTTTGCCTGTTGGTGTGGGGGTTTCATCCACTCTATCACACAGGTAATACTGGTCATCCAGCTGCCTTTCTGTGGCCCCAATGAACTGGACAACTTCTACTGTGATGCCCCACAGGTCATCAAGCTAGCCTGCATGGACACCTACATGGTAGAGGTACTGATGGTTTCCAACAGTGGTCTGCTGTCTCTCATCTGCTTCTTGGTCTTGCTGTTCTCCTATGCTGTCATCCTGATCACTCTGAGAACTAGCTTCCACCAGGGCCAGGGCAAGGCATtctctacctttgcctcccacctAACAGTGGTCAGTCTAATCTTTGTGCCATGCGTATTCATCTACTTGAGGCCATTCTGCAGCCTCTCTGTGGATAAGGTATTTGCCGTATTTTACACAGTGATCACACCTACGTTGAATCCCCTCATCTATACCCTCAGAAATGCTGATATGAAGACTGctatgaagaaacaaa agaaagcatttggaattatttttccttgttaA
- the LOC109681037 gene encoding olfactory receptor 4S2-like has product MEVANNVTEFIFLGLSQDPGVQLMFFTLFFLFYAIIVVGNSLILLTVLSDCQLHTPMYFFLSNLSFVDTAYSSATAPKMIADFVSEKKTISYWGCIIQMFTFHFFGCAEIFVLTVMAFDRYAAICHPLRYTTIMSANACTVLASLSWLGALGHSFVQTLLTFQLPFCNAKVIDHYFCDVHPVLKLACADTTLVNMLVVANSGLTSLGCFLILLASYTVILFSLRKHSAESRSKALATCGSHLTVVAFFFVPCIFIYLRPSTTFPLDKAVSVFYTAITPMLNPLIYTLRNEDVKNAMKRLWNRKFSSKEKQRR; this is encoded by the coding sequence ATGGAAGTGGCCAACAATGTCACTGAGTTCATATTCCTGGGACTTTCCCAAGATCCTGGAGTGCAATTAATGTTCTTTACCTTATTCTTCCTCTTCTACGCCATCATCGTAGTGGGAAATTCACTCATTTTGCTTACAGTATTGTCTGATTGCCagctccacacacccatgtattTCTTTCTAAGTAACTTGTCCTTTGTGGACACTGCCTATTCCTCAGCCACAGCACCCAAGATGATTGCAGACTTTGTTTCTGAGAAAAAGACTATTTCCTACTGGGGATGTATAATCCAGATGTTTACCTTCCACTTTTTTGGTTGTGCTGAGATTTTTGTTTTGACTGTAATGGCCTTTGACCGTTATGCCGCCATCTGCCACCCACTCCGTTATACTACCATCATGAGTGCCAATGCTTGCACCGTGTTGGCATCACTGTCCTGGCTGGGGGCCCTGGGTCATAGCTTTGTCCAGACCCTCCTGACCTTTCAACTGCCCTTCTGCAATGCTAAGGTTATAGATCACTACTTTTGTGATGTCCACCCAGTCCTAAAACTTGCTTGTGCTGATACCACCCTGGTAAATATGTTGGTGGTTGCCAACAGTGGTCTCACCTCCCTGGGGTGTTTCCTCATTCTTCTGGCATCCTACACAGTCATTCTATTTAGTCTTCGGAAACACTCTGCTGAGAGCCGGAGCAAAGCTCTTGCTACCTGTGGATCTCATCTGACTGTGGTAGCTTTCTTCTTTGTCCCTTGCATCTTTATTTATCTCCGCCCATCCACTACTTTCCCACTGGATAAGGCTGTGTCTGTGTTTTATACCGCCATAACCCCTATGCTAAACCCACTCATCTATACTCTGAGGAATGAGGATGTAAAAAATGCCATGAAGCGACTATGGAATCGCAAGTTCTCctccaaggaaaagcagaggaGATAG